From a region of the Pseudomonadota bacterium genome:
- a CDS encoding histidine--tRNA ligase → MKKLHIKTVKGFNEVLPPDSFGWRAVENKFRNLLEGYGFAELRLAFLEPTELFARS, encoded by the coding sequence ATGAAAAAATTACACATTAAAACAGTCAAAGGCTTTAATGAAGTCCTGCCGCCGGACAGCTTTGGCTGGCGGGCCGTGGAGAATAAGTTTCGGAATCTGTTGGAGGGGTACGGATTTGCCGAGTTGCGCCTGGCCTTTCTTGAACCGACGGAACTTTTTGCCCGCAGT
- a CDS encoding J domain-containing protein, which produces MAGKDYYKILGIDKTASEDQIKKAFRAKARLYHPDLKHDDKEAEKKFKEVNEAYEVLSDPKKRKDYDTFGESFQQAGGGFSGARAGGFDFSDLFGGAGAAGARNFTFRSGDPRGGQGDPSDIFANLFGGGGGFHGHPEPRRGANVKRQVEIDFSEAVQGTELKLRIDGQQVNVRIPPGTVNDSRLRLKGKGHSGVNNGPAGDLILTVKVRPHPVFSLLGRDLLCQVEVPLTMALLGGRIEVPTFTGKAMLSLREGVQNGQKMRLRGKGVQMADGEAGDQIVELKIVMPKKLSPEARQLVEKLDKIVS; this is translated from the coding sequence GGCTTTTCGAGCCAAAGCCCGGCTGTATCACCCTGATCTTAAGCACGATGATAAGGAAGCCGAAAAAAAATTCAAAGAGGTCAATGAAGCCTACGAAGTTTTGAGTGATCCCAAAAAGAGGAAGGATTACGATACCTTTGGTGAGTCATTTCAACAGGCGGGCGGCGGTTTCAGCGGGGCTCGGGCCGGCGGTTTTGATTTCAGCGATCTTTTTGGCGGCGCAGGCGCTGCGGGAGCGCGGAATTTTACTTTCCGCAGTGGCGATCCCCGAGGCGGTCAGGGCGACCCTTCGGATATCTTTGCCAATCTTTTTGGTGGAGGGGGCGGCTTCCATGGACATCCCGAACCTCGACGTGGGGCCAATGTCAAACGTCAGGTCGAAATTGATTTCTCTGAAGCGGTTCAGGGCACGGAGCTCAAATTAAGGATTGACGGTCAGCAGGTTAATGTCAGGATTCCGCCCGGAACCGTTAACGACAGTCGTCTGCGTCTTAAGGGAAAGGGACATTCCGGGGTCAACAACGGTCCGGCTGGTGATTTAATCCTGACGGTCAAGGTCAGACCGCACCCGGTTTTTTCGCTCCTGGGACGGGATCTTCTTTGTCAGGTTGAGGTGCCTCTGACTATGGCTTTACTTGGCGGTCGCATCGAAGTGCCGACCTTTACCGGCAAAGCCATGTTGAGCCTGCGCGAGGGGGTGCAGAACGGGCAGAAAATGCGCTTGCGGGGCAAGGGGGTGCAGATGGCGGATGGCGAGGCGGGTGATCAAATTGTTGAATTAAAAATCGTTATGCCTAAAAAACTTTCTCCTGAAGCCCGACAGCTGGTTGAAAAACTTGATAAAATAGTTAGTTGA